From the Halopelagius longus genome, the window CAACGGCGAGAACGAGGCGGTGGACTCCCTCGGCGCGGATCAGTCCGTCGACGACGCGGGCGGCGGCGGATTCGTGGTGATGGACGACGGGACGTTCGCTACCATCGACTGTACGGTCCCTCGGGAGTCCTCGTCGATGACGCTCAACTTCATCGGTTCGGAGGGCAAACTCTACATGAACAACGACGATGGCGAGTGGCGCTACTGGTCCTTGGAGGACGGCGAGCACGTCGAGCGGTCGCTCCCCGGTATCGAGGGGTCGTGGACGTGGGAGGACGACTACGCGAACTCGTTCACCAACGCGGCCGAACACGTCGTCGATCTCGTGGACGGCGGAACCGAGAACCATTCGACCGGCGTCGAGGCCACTCGCTCGCTTGAGATCATCGTGGGCATCTACCTTTCGCACTACACGGGTGGACAGGTGGAGATTCCGCTCGAACGGCCGTTACAGGACGTGAGCGTCACCTCCTGGTGACGCCGATAGACGCGCACCAACGTTTATGCGGTCGGTCCACGTCGCCGTCGCTAGGCATGCGACTCATCGACGCACACACGCACGCGTGGGGAGCCGACACCGCCGAACTACCCTGGCGAGCGGACGTGCTGCCGCCGGGGTGGAACGGCGCGTACACCCACGCCGATCTGATAGCCGACATGGACCGAGTCGGAGTCGACCAGAGCGTGATAGTCACGACGCCGCTGTACGGTCGGGGGGAACGGGCCAACGAGTACACGATGCGGAGCATCGAGGCCCACCCCGATCGCCTCTACGGTGTCGGGCTGGTGGACTTCTTCGGCGACGAGGCGGCGGTCCGACGCCGACTGCGACGGGTAACCGGCCACCCGCGGATGCTCGGCGTCCGGATGCACGCTGCACTTGCGTACGAACCGATCCCTACAGATCTCGACCGGACCGGCGAGTGGATTCTCGACGACCGGCTCGAACCCGTCTGGGACGAGGTAGCGTCGCTCGACGCCCACGTTTACGTGTTCCCGAAGGGCGAACAGCTCTCGATGATCGAGCGACTTGCGGCCGACCGCCCCGACGTGACGTTCGTCGTCGACCACATGGCGTGGCCGGACGAGACGACGTCGCCCGACGAAGCACCGTGGACCGACTTCGCCGACATCGCCGAACACGACAACGTGTGGGTCAAGGTGAGTTCGCTCCCGCGCTCTGCCGAGTCGGGCTGGCCGTACGAGGACCTCCACGAGTACGTTCGGCGTCTCCTCGAATGGTTCGGCGCGGAGCGACTGTTGGCGGGGTCCGACTATCCGTGGATGGACGACTGGGCGTCGTACGAGGACTGCCTCTCGTGGCTGGAGGCCGCACCGTTCCTCTCGGCCCGCGACCGGGCGTTCCTCTCGTACCGGACCTTCGAACGACTTCGTGGCTGATCGTCGACGACTCGTCCCTGGGTCTGTGGCCTCTGATGCCCGGAATATCCCAATCTATGCTAAAGATTTAAGATAGCAGGTCATCTTTCTTCGTGCATGCGTTACAGTGACAGGCGTAGCTTCATCAAAATAGCCGGTGGAGCGGCGGTTTCGACAGCTCTCGCGGGCTGTTCCGGCGGACAAGGCGGAACAGGCGGAACCGATTCCGGTTCGACCGAGAGCGACGGGACCGGCGGAAGCGGGGGAGCGACCGGGGGCGACGACGGCGGCTCCGCCGACAGTAAACGGATCGGCATCTCTCAGCACCGGGCCGGTGGGTCGTGGATCACGGCGTTCTTCGAGGCCGGGAAACTCTACGCACGACAGCAGGGGTACCAACTGGAGACGTTCGTCCACGAACAGGACGCCGCCAAGCAGATCTCGCAGGTGCGGCAGATGGTCAACCAGGAGTACGACGGTATCGTGCTCGTCCCGTGGAACGAGTCGCTCAACGGCGTGATACAGGAGGCGACCGACGCAGGCATCCCCGTGTTCACCGCCAACAACGACGCGCCGACGTCCGCCGTGAAATCGTTCACCGCGTTCGGCAACTACGGCGCAGGGAGGACCTGCGCCGAGAAGATGTACGAGGCGCTCGGAAACCAGAAACCCGACGTCGACACGTACCGGATCCTCAACGTGCGAGGGGACTTCTTCGGCGCGTCCAACAGGCGGACGAACGGCTTTCTGGAGACCATCAAGCAACACGACGACGTCGAGATCGTCGACACGGTACAGACCGACTGGACGCGGAGCACCGCTCTGTCGAAAGTGCAGACGTGGCTCAACGGGAACGAGGTTCCTCACGGGATCTACTCTTCGAACATGACGTCCGGACTCGGCACCTACACCGCACTCGACCGACAGGGACTCGTCCGACCGAAAGGCGACGCCGACCACGTCGTCCTCACGCAGTTGGACGGCGGTCCGGAGGTCAACCCGAAG encodes:
- a CDS encoding amidohydrolase family protein produces the protein MRLIDAHTHAWGADTAELPWRADVLPPGWNGAYTHADLIADMDRVGVDQSVIVTTPLYGRGERANEYTMRSIEAHPDRLYGVGLVDFFGDEAAVRRRLRRVTGHPRMLGVRMHAALAYEPIPTDLDRTGEWILDDRLEPVWDEVASLDAHVYVFPKGEQLSMIERLAADRPDVTFVVDHMAWPDETTSPDEAPWTDFADIAEHDNVWVKVSSLPRSAESGWPYEDLHEYVRRLLEWFGAERLLAGSDYPWMDDWASYEDCLSWLEAAPFLSARDRAFLSYRTFERLRG
- a CDS encoding sugar ABC transporter substrate-binding protein yields the protein MRYSDRRSFIKIAGGAAVSTALAGCSGGQGGTGGTDSGSTESDGTGGSGGATGGDDGGSADSKRIGISQHRAGGSWITAFFEAGKLYARQQGYQLETFVHEQDAAKQISQVRQMVNQEYDGIVLVPWNESLNGVIQEATDAGIPVFTANNDAPTSAVKSFTAFGNYGAGRTCAEKMYEALGNQKPDVDTYRILNVRGDFFGASNRRTNGFLETIKQHDDVEIVDTVQTDWTRSTALSKVQTWLNGNEVPHGIYSSNMTSGLGTYTALDRQGLVRPKGDADHVVLTQLDGGPEVNPKIGSGQIDAAVDQPNYFYIPLAIKQMQNYWENGDDAIPEPGTELTAEDYSFEPVEHKGVQLWSEPIWAPATVEQKDGHPHVKTNGIVITQENAEAPYLWGNIWN